Proteins encoded within one genomic window of Candidatus Eisenbacteria bacterium:
- a CDS encoding aspartate carbamoyltransferase catalytic subunit, whose translation MSAPSLPAPAPASAGLFSTPPAAASGRHLLGLEGMSRAALEGLLEESAAERDWLRKGAPNRDDLAGCSVMLTFIEDSTRTRTSFEVAARRLGANVFTFSASTSSLNKGETLLDTMKVFEAMGAQLVVLRHSQSGSPAYLARHLPRTGIINAGDGMHEHPTQGLLDLLTLRDAWGGRFEGRRLAIVGDIAHSRVARSAIAGLTTLGALVTVCGPGTLMPAEVESLGCARAETIEEAMTDADGVMALRIQQERMEKGLLPSLVEYARVWGVDMARVERMKDDAVVMHPGPVNHGVEVDSTIAEYGRNVILQQVANGVAARCAVLRRCWSAWKAELS comes from the coding sequence ATGTCCGCTCCATCCCTGCCCGCCCCGGCGCCCGCGAGCGCTGGGCTTTTTTCTACCCCGCCCGCCGCGGCCAGCGGCCGTCACCTGCTCGGCCTCGAGGGCATGTCGCGCGCGGCGCTCGAGGGCCTGCTCGAGGAGTCCGCCGCCGAGCGCGACTGGCTGCGCAAGGGCGCGCCCAACCGCGACGACCTGGCCGGCTGCTCGGTGATGCTCACGTTCATCGAGGATTCGACCCGCACCCGGACCTCGTTCGAGGTCGCGGCGCGGCGGCTCGGCGCCAACGTGTTCACGTTCAGCGCCTCGACCTCGTCGCTGAACAAGGGCGAGACGCTGCTCGACACGATGAAGGTGTTCGAGGCGATGGGCGCGCAACTCGTCGTCCTGCGCCACTCGCAGTCGGGCTCGCCCGCCTACCTCGCGCGGCACCTGCCGCGCACCGGGATCATCAACGCCGGCGACGGCATGCACGAGCACCCGACGCAGGGCCTGCTCGACCTGCTGACGCTGCGTGACGCCTGGGGCGGGCGCTTCGAAGGCCGGCGGCTGGCGATCGTGGGCGACATCGCGCACTCGCGCGTCGCCCGCTCGGCGATCGCCGGGCTGACGACGCTCGGCGCGCTCGTCACCGTCTGCGGGCCGGGCACGCTGATGCCGGCCGAGGTCGAATCGCTCGGCTGCGCGCGCGCGGAGACGATCGAGGAGGCGATGACGGACGCCGACGGCGTGATGGCACTGCGCATCCAGCAGGAGCGAATGGAAAAGGGCCTGCTGCCGTCGCTGGTCGAATACGCGCGGGTCTGGGGCGTGGACATGGCGCGCGTCGAACGCATGAAGGACGACGCGGTGGTCATGCACCCGGGGCCGGTGAACCACGGCGTCGAGGTGGACTCGACCATCGCCGAGTACGGGCGCAACGTGATCCTGCAGCAGGTCGCCAACGGCGTCGCCGCCCGCTGCGCGGTCCTCAGGCGTTGCTGGTCGGCGTGGAAGGCGGAGCTGTCGTGA